Proteins from a single region of Flavobacterium sp. K5-23:
- a CDS encoding HesA/MoeB/ThiF family protein, translated as MSVIQEYLRYNRQIMLPEIGDAGQEKIKKAKVLVIGAGGLGCPVLQYLAPAGVGTIGIVDFDHIEMHNLHRQILYTENQVGQAKASTAKEAVQKLNPLISVLSFEEKLTAENAISIISEFDIVVDGSDNFSTRYLVNDTCVALGKPLVYGSILGFQGQLAVLNHQGSKNLRDLFPEAPDPKDVPNCNMNGVLGTLPGIIGTMMAQETLKMIVDLSILKNELVLFNTLNWDFTKLKF; from the coding sequence ATGAGTGTTATTCAAGAATATTTACGTTATAACCGCCAAATAATGTTGCCTGAAATAGGCGATGCAGGGCAGGAAAAAATTAAAAAAGCTAAAGTATTGGTAATTGGCGCAGGTGGATTGGGCTGTCCTGTTTTACAATATTTAGCCCCAGCAGGTGTTGGTACAATAGGTATTGTGGATTTTGACCATATTGAAATGCATAATTTGCACCGACAAATTCTCTATACTGAAAACCAAGTAGGCCAAGCAAAAGCTTCAACTGCAAAAGAAGCGGTTCAAAAATTAAACCCGTTAATTAGTGTTCTTTCATTCGAAGAAAAATTGACTGCAGAAAATGCCATTTCCATTATATCCGAATTTGATATTGTTGTCGATGGATCTGATAATTTCAGCACCCGTTATTTAGTAAACGACACATGTGTCGCTTTAGGAAAACCATTAGTTTATGGAAGTATTCTAGGCTTTCAAGGCCAACTTGCGGTATTAAATCACCAAGGAAGCAAGAATTTAAGAGATCTATTTCCTGAAGCTCCGGATCCTAAAGATGTGCCTAACTGCAATATGAACGGAGTGCTGGGCACGCTTCCAGGAATTATTGGCACTATGATGGCTCAGGAAACGCTAAAAATGATTGTGGATTTGTCAATACTAAAAAACGAATTAGTGCTTTTCAACACCTTGAACTGGGATTTCACAAAGTTGAAGTTTTAG
- the aat gene encoding leucyl/phenylalanyl-tRNA--protein transferase: MYYLSDDLIFPPVYKADYDGILAVGGDLSPERLQLAYKSGIFPWFEEDDPIIWWSPNPRMVLFLDELIVSKSMRNILNRNTFTVTFNQNFRDVISNCQKIKRDGQNGTWITNAMTEAYCKLHEMGIAKSVEVWQNEELVGGLYGIDMGHVFCGESMFSTVSNASKVAFIALVNHLKDNHYKLLDCQVHNPHLESLGCREIDREEFVKILSK, encoded by the coding sequence ATGTATTATTTATCCGACGACTTAATTTTTCCTCCAGTTTATAAAGCTGATTATGATGGTATACTTGCAGTAGGTGGAGACTTATCCCCTGAGCGTTTACAGTTAGCTTATAAAAGTGGAATCTTTCCTTGGTTTGAAGAGGATGACCCCATAATTTGGTGGTCACCTAATCCTAGAATGGTGCTGTTTCTGGATGAATTAATCGTTTCCAAGAGTATGAGAAACATTCTAAATAGAAACACTTTCACCGTTACTTTCAATCAAAATTTTAGGGACGTAATATCTAATTGCCAAAAAATAAAGCGCGATGGTCAAAACGGAACTTGGATTACCAATGCTATGACTGAAGCCTACTGTAAACTACATGAAATGGGAATTGCAAAATCAGTCGAAGTGTGGCAAAACGAGGAATTGGTTGGAGGATTATACGGCATCGACATGGGTCACGTTTTTTGTGGTGAAAGTATGTTTTCAACAGTTTCTAATGCTTCAAAAGTGGCTTTTATAGCATTAGTAAATCATTTAAAAGACAATCATTATAAACTTTTGGATTGTCAAGTGCATAATCCACATTTGGAAAGTTTGGGTTGCAGGGAAATCGATAGAGAAGAGTTTGTGAAAATACTGAGTAAATAG
- a CDS encoding phosphatase PAP2 family protein — translation MKRTSLLLFFTFIFFQMYGQGPDSLAKPRKLSYKSFIFPALLTTSGIVMINSDFSNRLQDQSNIFFGENFKTGTDNFLPFVPIAQIYMGPVFGFKPKDNIYNRTVDLAVANTLTLAVVQVTKNLVRYERPDQSNNLSFPSGHSAIAFTTAALLYHQYRDSNMWYATSGFLFATATGVLRIANNKHFAPDVITGAGIGLASGLLVSYYNPIRNIRFGKNKKATALLYPQIGNQIGLGLLVRYQ, via the coding sequence ATGAAAAGAACATCTCTATTACTCTTCTTCACCTTTATTTTTTTTCAAATGTATGGACAAGGCCCTGATTCATTAGCAAAACCCCGTAAACTAAGTTACAAATCTTTTATTTTTCCAGCCCTTCTTACCACAAGTGGGATTGTAATGATAAATTCGGATTTCAGCAATAGACTTCAGGATCAATCCAATATTTTTTTTGGAGAAAATTTCAAAACAGGAACTGATAATTTCCTGCCCTTTGTTCCAATTGCCCAAATATATATGGGACCCGTTTTTGGTTTTAAACCAAAAGATAACATCTATAATCGAACTGTAGATTTGGCTGTCGCAAACACATTAACACTGGCTGTAGTTCAAGTGACTAAAAATCTAGTGCGTTATGAAAGACCGGATCAATCTAATAATTTAAGTTTCCCTTCTGGACATTCGGCTATTGCTTTTACTACGGCAGCACTATTATATCATCAATATAGAGATTCTAATATGTGGTACGCCACAAGTGGTTTCCTTTTTGCAACCGCTACTGGCGTACTCCGAATTGCAAACAATAAACATTTTGCTCCAGATGTGATAACCGGTGCCGGAATAGGTTTAGCATCAGGACTTTTAGTCTCTTATTACAATCCCATTCGAAACATCCGTTTTGGAAAAAACAAAAAAGCAACAGCATTACTGTATCCTCAAATTGGTAATCAAATTGGCCTGGGATTACTTGTCAGATATCAATAA
- a CDS encoding DUF3127 domain-containing protein, whose product MEVTGKVKVVNAEQQVSASFKKRELVVTTEEQYPQHIMIEFTQDKCDLLNSYSEGDVVKVSINLRGREWVSPQGETKYFNSIQGWRIEKMAADAPTQSAPMPAAATFQPATSLNENEPDDLPF is encoded by the coding sequence ATGGAAGTTACAGGAAAAGTAAAAGTTGTTAACGCTGAACAACAAGTTAGTGCATCATTTAAAAAGAGAGAATTAGTTGTTACTACAGAAGAACAATATCCTCAGCATATTATGATTGAGTTTACTCAAGATAAATGTGATTTATTGAACAGTTATAGCGAAGGTGATGTTGTAAAAGTTTCAATCAATTTAAGAGGAAGAGAATGGGTTAGCCCACAAGGGGAAACTAAATATTTCAACAGTATTCAAGGATGGAGAATTGAGAAAATGGCAGCTGATGCTCCTACTCAATCTGCTCCAATGCCTGCTGCTGCGACTTTTCAACCAGCGACTAGTTTAAATGAAAACGAGCCAGACGATTTACCTTTTTAA
- a CDS encoding flavin reductase family protein yields the protein MISIDPKSIETAKLQGYLQGSVGPRPIAFASTVDENGTPNLSPFSFFNVFSANPPILVFSPARRVRDNSIKHTLINCEATKEVVINVVNFDIVQQTSLASTEYADGVDEFIKSGLTPVASDVVKPFRVKESPVQFECKVSQIIPLGTEGGAGNLILCEVVRIHIDEAILDENGVIDQYKIDLVSRLGGNWYSRSNQGLFEVPKPLVTLGIGVDAIPDAIKKSSVFNGNDLGKLGNIEALPTTEEVSIFVKQNFSIKAVLSSDDQENVYKEAKKYLNDNDVLSAWKVLLAKK from the coding sequence ATGATTAGTATTGATCCAAAAAGTATTGAAACGGCTAAATTACAAGGATATTTACAAGGTTCTGTAGGGCCTAGACCTATTGCTTTTGCAAGTACAGTAGATGAAAATGGAACGCCAAATTTGTCTCCGTTTAGCTTCTTTAACGTATTCAGTGCTAATCCTCCCATTCTTGTTTTTTCTCCTGCGAGAAGGGTTCGTGACAATTCGATAAAACACACTTTAATCAATTGCGAAGCGACGAAAGAAGTGGTGATCAATGTGGTTAATTTTGATATAGTTCAACAAACATCGCTTGCAAGTACGGAATATGCTGATGGGGTAGATGAGTTTATCAAATCAGGTTTAACGCCTGTTGCTTCTGATGTTGTGAAGCCGTTTAGAGTAAAAGAATCACCAGTGCAGTTTGAGTGTAAAGTAAGCCAAATTATTCCACTGGGAACTGAGGGTGGTGCGGGAAATTTAATTCTTTGTGAAGTCGTAAGAATTCATATCGACGAAGCTATTTTAGACGAAAATGGAGTGATTGATCAATATAAAATTGATTTAGTTTCCAGACTGGGTGGTAACTGGTATTCCAGATCAAATCAAGGGCTTTTTGAAGTCCCTAAGCCTTTAGTGACACTAGGGATAGGTGTTGACGCCATTCCCGATGCAATTAAAAAAAGCAGTGTTTTTAACGGAAATGACTTGGGTAAATTAGGAAATATAGAAGCCTTGCCCACTACAGAAGAAGTTAGTATATTTGTAAAACAGAATTTTTCCATTAAGGCCGTTTTAAGCTCTGATGATCAGGAAAATGTGTATAAGGAAGCTAAAAAGTATCTGAATGATAATGACGTTCTTTCCGCATGGAAAGTGCTTCTTGCCAAAAAATAA
- a CDS encoding HAMP domain-containing sensor histidine kinase, whose translation MQFSERRNTSRWIIIFASFLIISLILWNTYTFFQIFKNEERLKMNLWAKAQKTLINAGENTDVELPLQIFSDNTSIPIILTENDSIINTVNIDEEIVNNPQRATTFLLNLKGENKPIVIEYVPGKFQNLYYGNSALLNKLKYYPVALLLIIVLFAALVYNFYRSTKIATQNKLWAGMAKETAHQIGTPLSSLIGWVEILKADNVEESTTLEIERDIARLQTITDRFSKIGSEPILEKKDIVQETFDSYNYLLSRFSKQIEFSFEGPKSPIYIMLNPVLHSWTIENLVKNAIDAMKGRGKLTLKIENDKDSVKINVEDSGSGIHKNQHSAIFEPGFTTKKRGWGLGLSLTKRIVEEYHKGKIKVLHSEMGKGTTIQISFKKSDLV comes from the coding sequence ATGCAGTTTTCTGAAAGAAGGAATACAAGTCGTTGGATTATCATATTCGCATCTTTTTTAATCATTTCGTTAATCCTTTGGAATACATATACTTTTTTTCAAATATTCAAAAACGAAGAACGATTAAAAATGAATCTTTGGGCAAAAGCTCAAAAGACGCTTATTAATGCTGGGGAGAATACTGATGTTGAACTTCCGCTACAAATATTCAGTGACAATACTTCAATTCCAATTATATTGACGGAGAATGACAGTATTATAAATACGGTAAACATCGATGAAGAAATCGTTAATAACCCTCAAAGAGCAACTACCTTTTTATTAAATTTAAAAGGCGAAAACAAACCAATCGTAATAGAATATGTCCCAGGAAAATTTCAAAATTTATATTATGGGAATTCGGCTTTACTCAATAAACTAAAATATTATCCCGTCGCTTTATTACTCATCATTGTACTATTTGCCGCCTTAGTCTATAATTTTTACAGAAGCACTAAAATTGCTACTCAAAACAAACTTTGGGCAGGTATGGCAAAAGAAACGGCACATCAAATAGGCACGCCACTTTCCTCATTAATAGGCTGGGTCGAAATATTGAAGGCCGATAATGTGGAGGAATCGACTACCTTAGAAATAGAAAGAGACATTGCCCGATTGCAAACTATTACTGATCGTTTTTCAAAAATAGGTTCGGAGCCCATTTTAGAAAAAAAAGACATTGTACAAGAGACTTTTGATTCTTATAATTACTTGCTTTCCCGTTTTTCGAAACAAATTGAATTCAGCTTTGAAGGTCCAAAATCACCTATTTACATTATGCTGAATCCTGTTTTACATAGCTGGACGATTGAGAATTTAGTGAAAAACGCCATCGATGCCATGAAAGGAAGAGGCAAGCTGACTTTGAAAATAGAAAACGATAAAGACTCCGTTAAAATCAACGTAGAAGACTCCGGAAGCGGAATACACAAAAACCAGCATTCAGCTATCTTTGAACCTGGTTTTACCACTAAAAAAAGAGGCTGGGGACTTGGACTTTCGTTAACCAAAAGAATTGTAGAGGAATACCACAAAGGAAAAATAAAAGTATTGCATTCAGAAATGGGTAAAGGAACAACAATCCAAATCAGTTTTAAGAAAAGTGATTTAGTTTAA
- a CDS encoding transglutaminase domain-containing protein, which produces MKNICILYFFFFSLLSFGQANANYALVDAKMSAIPDKSTTSIASIAKYINANFKTETDKIRAAFYWTASTIRYDLANLATVNFDNSIQEKISETLQTKKGVCIHYAVVFNALSKEVGIESYIIEGYTKKDGKVGNLAHAWTAAKVDGSWFLFDPTWGSGYVYNNAFYKKLNNAYFKSEPAKIIASHIPFDYLWQFLNYPITNGEFYEGKTQINKAKKYFDFEKEIMKYNALSESDQLFESAERIAKNGLKNAMILERHENKKERLTYLRQNTNIDKLNSIVNEMNEAVVLLNDFIHYRNKMFKPTFPDDDINTMIQVPRAKLAKCQKEIYSVGSIGKENASNLASVKKTIETTLAQAEEHALFVKNYLSKSKLVRKTMFSKVSLSGVPLN; this is translated from the coding sequence ATGAAAAACATCTGCATACTATATTTTTTCTTTTTTTCGCTACTAAGTTTTGGTCAGGCCAATGCCAATTATGCTTTGGTTGATGCTAAAATGAGTGCTATTCCTGATAAATCCACAACATCTATAGCGTCAATTGCTAAATACATTAATGCAAATTTTAAAACAGAAACGGATAAAATCCGGGCCGCTTTTTATTGGACTGCCTCTACTATAAGATACGATTTAGCAAATTTAGCTACAGTCAATTTTGACAATTCAATACAGGAAAAAATATCGGAAACATTACAAACCAAAAAAGGGGTTTGTATCCATTATGCCGTCGTTTTCAATGCGCTTTCTAAGGAAGTTGGAATAGAATCCTATATAATTGAAGGATACACAAAAAAGGACGGAAAAGTGGGGAACTTGGCTCACGCTTGGACCGCTGCAAAAGTCGATGGCTCTTGGTTTCTATTTGACCCAACTTGGGGTTCTGGATATGTTTATAATAATGCATTTTATAAAAAACTGAACAATGCTTATTTCAAGTCTGAGCCTGCTAAAATAATTGCTTCTCACATTCCATTTGATTATTTATGGCAATTTTTAAATTATCCCATTACTAATGGGGAATTTTATGAGGGTAAAACCCAAATCAATAAAGCCAAGAAATATTTTGACTTCGAGAAAGAAATTATGAAGTACAACGCCTTGTCAGAGAGCGACCAATTGTTTGAATCAGCAGAACGAATAGCTAAAAACGGTCTAAAAAACGCAATGATTCTAGAGCGTCACGAAAATAAAAAGGAGCGTTTGACTTATTTAAGACAAAACACAAATATCGATAAATTGAATTCCATTGTGAATGAAATGAATGAAGCCGTTGTTTTACTGAATGATTTTATTCATTATAGAAACAAAATGTTTAAACCTACTTTTCCGGATGATGACATTAATACGATGATTCAAGTGCCAAGAGCGAAACTAGCTAAATGTCAAAAAGAAATTTACAGTGTGGGTTCGATAGGGAAAGAAAACGCATCAAATTTAGCATCGGTTAAAAAGACGATTGAAACTACTTTGGCGCAAGCCGAAGAGCACGCTTTGTTTGTAAAAAACTATTTGAGTAAATCTAAATTAGTTAGAAAGACAATGTTCTCAAAAGTGTCTTTGTCAGGAGTTCCATTAAACTAA
- a CDS encoding HIT family protein — translation MSTIFTKIVNGEIPCYKITEDDNYLAFLDVNPNAKGHTLCIPKFEVNKIFDMDEAHYLGLMHFSRKVAIALEKAVPCKRVGMAVVGLEVPHAHVHLIPLNEMDEMRFQNKVSLSKEEFETIAESIKANL, via the coding sequence ATGAGTACTATTTTTACCAAAATCGTAAACGGAGAAATCCCTTGTTATAAGATTACGGAAGATGATAATTACCTGGCTTTTTTGGATGTAAATCCAAATGCAAAAGGGCATACGCTTTGTATCCCTAAATTTGAGGTAAACAAGATTTTTGATATGGATGAAGCGCATTATTTGGGATTGATGCATTTTTCCAGAAAAGTAGCTATTGCTCTGGAGAAAGCGGTTCCTTGTAAACGTGTTGGGATGGCTGTTGTAGGGCTTGAAGTTCCACACGCGCACGTTCATCTTATTCCATTGAATGAAATGGATGAAATGCGTTTTCAAAATAAAGTGTCTTTGTCAAAAGAAGAATTTGAAACTATAGCTGAAAGTATTAAAGCTAACCTGTAA
- the greA gene encoding transcription elongation factor GreA, which yields MSAISYYTAEGLKKLREELDYLKSVMRPKASADIAEARDKGDLSENAEYDAAKEAQGMLEMRIAKLEEVHSNARLIDETHLDLSKVLVLSNVKIKNQSNGMEMKYTLVAESEADLKTGKISVTSPIGRGLLGKSVGDVAEITVPNGVLKFEILEISRD from the coding sequence ATGAGCGCAATATCTTATTATACCGCAGAAGGATTAAAAAAATTAAGAGAAGAATTAGATTATTTAAAAAGTGTGATGCGTCCAAAGGCTTCTGCAGATATTGCTGAAGCAAGAGATAAAGGTGATTTATCTGAAAATGCAGAATACGATGCGGCCAAAGAAGCGCAAGGAATGTTAGAGATGAGAATCGCTAAGCTGGAAGAAGTTCATTCTAACGCAAGGCTTATTGATGAAACGCATCTTGATCTTTCTAAAGTATTGGTTTTGTCGAATGTTAAAATCAAGAACCAGTCCAATGGAATGGAAATGAAATATACTCTTGTTGCTGAAAGTGAAGCCGACTTGAAAACCGGAAAAATATCAGTGACTTCGCCTATAGGTAGAGGATTGCTAGGTAAATCAGTAGGGGATGTAGCCGAAATTACGGTTCCTAACGGAGTGCTTAAATTCGAGATTTTAGAAATTTCACGCGACTAA
- a CDS encoding carboxypeptidase-like regulatory domain-containing protein, protein MFRILLFLFFANISYSQTHTITGVVSDDVNKPLESANVIAKPLQEKASLKFAIADNRGRYRLELDKEVKYEITVSYIGFVEEMVMLEANTTVATHDFKLKPSGEQLKEIVIKHEFKPIIIKKDTLIFDVKSFANGNERKMKEILEKLPGVEVDKNGGVTVQGKKVTKMLVEGKSFFGGGTKLAVENIPANALDKIEVIDNFNEVGFMKQVSDSDDLAINVKLKKEKKKFVFGDVEAGAEVGNADNGFYLGHTALFYYAPKTNLSFIGDRNNIGKRTFTFDDLMRFGGGMSSFLSGRKALTNLYSFANDNKDVVENKSQFGAVNFSHDTSPKLSISGFGIFSKVFTASKTESNNEYLNNSSIAFENKLQNGSNQSVLGLGNVKLDYSPNKKEKWYYNAQYQSSTNDLSRTINSITNINSSLFESISKADNTSIKQYMEWHKSYNLHHTTTFVVNQAYDDNRPQNNWFTNQPFLGGLIPLQDDLTYTVTQVKKVKTNSVDALFKHYWILNNFNHLYTNVGNNFATARFNTAEKQLLTNDAVNDFAFAGFGNQVKYQLNDAYVGLEYKFRIGKWTNKPGLYLHWYHLTTNQVATDYTLSKTLFQPQWDSEYEFNKSESLHFNYKINNDFPEVSQLANQFTLQNYNLVYKGNALLQNEKFHTASLRYSKMNMYRGVTWNGMLNYTKKIKAFRNEIELDGINQFNIPILSDNPETNYSANGSFTKKIYRFSVKLNTRLSWFNYLQTVNAITTANDRTSQNVGITFKTAYRKWPDFSVGYNKGYSQFSGLTKSNFETDAFNSDFEATFFKFWTLKLSYENLKNTNNNNQSNFYDIANTALRYQKKNSPFGFELSVNNLLDNKLKNDYSFSDYMISERTTYVLPRVFLFSVSYKL, encoded by the coding sequence AAACCCATACCATAACCGGTGTGGTTTCTGATGATGTCAATAAGCCGCTGGAATCCGCCAACGTAATTGCCAAACCATTGCAGGAAAAAGCAAGCCTGAAATTTGCCATTGCTGATAATAGGGGCCGTTATAGACTAGAACTCGACAAAGAGGTAAAATACGAAATCACGGTTTCCTATATTGGTTTTGTGGAGGAAATGGTAATGTTAGAGGCTAATACTACTGTGGCAACTCACGATTTTAAACTTAAACCCTCAGGCGAGCAGCTCAAGGAAATTGTCATTAAGCACGAGTTCAAACCCATTATCATAAAAAAAGACACCCTGATTTTTGATGTGAAAAGTTTTGCCAACGGAAACGAACGCAAGATGAAAGAAATCCTGGAAAAACTGCCTGGTGTTGAGGTCGATAAAAACGGTGGGGTAACGGTACAAGGAAAGAAAGTGACCAAAATGCTTGTCGAGGGTAAATCATTCTTTGGAGGAGGCACGAAGTTAGCGGTCGAGAACATTCCGGCGAATGCACTGGATAAAATTGAAGTTATTGACAACTTTAACGAAGTGGGTTTTATGAAGCAGGTTTCTGATAGTGATGACTTGGCAATAAACGTAAAACTTAAAAAAGAGAAAAAGAAATTTGTTTTTGGGGATGTTGAGGCCGGTGCTGAGGTAGGTAACGCTGATAACGGTTTTTATCTGGGGCATACCGCCTTGTTTTATTATGCGCCCAAAACCAATTTGAGTTTCATAGGTGATAGGAACAACATCGGGAAGAGAACCTTTACGTTTGATGATTTAATGCGTTTTGGCGGGGGAATGAGCTCTTTTCTTTCGGGCAGGAAAGCATTGACTAACTTGTATTCTTTTGCTAATGACAATAAGGACGTGGTGGAGAATAAATCACAATTTGGAGCCGTAAATTTCAGTCACGATACCTCGCCTAAGTTATCTATTTCAGGTTTTGGTATATTTTCTAAAGTGTTTACCGCATCAAAAACGGAAAGCAATAACGAGTATTTGAATAACAGCAGTATTGCTTTCGAAAATAAATTACAAAACGGCAGCAATCAATCCGTATTAGGATTAGGGAATGTGAAACTGGATTATTCGCCCAATAAAAAAGAAAAATGGTATTACAACGCACAATACCAATCGAGCACAAATGACTTGTCTCGAACAATAAATTCTATTACAAACATCAATTCCAGTCTCTTTGAAAGTATTTCCAAAGCCGATAATACTTCGATAAAACAATACATGGAGTGGCATAAAAGCTACAACTTGCATCACACCACCACTTTTGTGGTCAATCAGGCTTATGATGACAACAGGCCGCAAAATAACTGGTTTACGAATCAGCCGTTCTTGGGAGGGTTAATTCCGCTACAGGATGATTTGACCTACACCGTTACTCAGGTCAAGAAGGTAAAAACGAATAGTGTGGATGCTTTGTTCAAGCATTATTGGATTCTTAATAATTTCAATCATTTGTATACTAATGTGGGTAATAATTTTGCAACGGCTCGTTTTAATACTGCTGAGAAACAGTTGTTGACAAATGATGCCGTAAATGATTTTGCGTTTGCCGGTTTTGGGAATCAAGTAAAGTATCAATTAAACGACGCTTATGTAGGTCTGGAGTACAAGTTTAGAATAGGAAAATGGACGAATAAGCCTGGATTGTATTTACATTGGTATCATTTGACGACAAATCAAGTTGCAACGGATTATACATTGTCCAAAACCCTTTTTCAACCGCAATGGGACAGTGAATATGAGTTTAATAAATCGGAGTCTTTGCATTTCAATTATAAAATTAATAACGATTTTCCGGAAGTAAGCCAACTGGCGAATCAATTCACGCTCCAAAATTATAATTTGGTTTACAAAGGGAATGCGCTTTTGCAAAATGAAAAATTCCATACTGCCAGTTTAAGGTATTCAAAAATGAATATGTATCGAGGAGTTACTTGGAACGGAATGCTGAATTACACCAAGAAAATAAAAGCCTTTAGAAACGAAATTGAGCTGGATGGAATAAACCAGTTTAACATCCCCATTTTAAGTGATAATCCTGAAACGAATTACAGTGCTAACGGATCTTTTACTAAAAAAATCTACCGTTTTAGTGTTAAGCTAAATACACGTTTAAGTTGGTTTAATTACCTGCAAACAGTTAATGCAATCACAACTGCAAATGATAGAACAAGTCAAAATGTTGGGATTACTTTTAAAACAGCCTACAGGAAATGGCCAGATTTCAGTGTTGGATACAATAAAGGCTACAGTCAGTTTTCAGGTTTAACCAAATCAAATTTCGAGACAGATGCTTTTAATTCTGACTTCGAAGCTACTTTCTTTAAGTTTTGGACGCTTAAATTGTCGTATGAAAACTTGAAAAACACGAACAATAACAATCAGAGTAATTTTTATGATATAGCCAATACAGCGCTTCGCTATCAAAAAAAGAACAGCCCTTTCGGTTTTGAATTGTCGGTCAATAATTTATTGGATAACAAACTGAAAAATGATTATTCCTTTTCGGATTATATGATAAGCGAACGTACAACGTATGTGTTGCCTAGAGTGTTTTTATTCTCAGTGAGTTATAAGTTGTAA